One window of Deltaproteobacteria bacterium genomic DNA carries:
- the alaS gene encoding alanine--tRNA ligase, giving the protein MLSRDIREQFLQYFEKEAHRRVKSGSLIPAKDPTLYFTNAGMVQFKDYFTGLVKPSFSRATTSQKCLRVSGKHNDLENVGRTARHHTFFEMLGNFSFGDYFKKEAIRLAWNFLTIEMKIPKEKLWITVYEKDDEAELLWQSEVGVPKGRIIRLGEKDNFWSMGETGPCGPCSEIHYDHGEKYGCKKPTCALGCDCDRFMEIWNLVFMQYERSADGSMKPLPKPSIDTGMGLERLSAVVQGGHSNYESDLFVPLIHEIERLTDRQYGGEEEVSVSIRVLADHIRATAFLIADGVHPSNEGRGYVLRRIMRRAIRHGKLLGQSKPFFFELVDCLVREMGEAYPELKKEKEGITRVIRAEEEKFLETLGTGMQIIEEELAKIKNSREHVLAGDVVFKLYDTYGFPIDLTELIAQEHKLDIDMAGFERLMEEQKGRGRKAWKGSIRVSPALDVVLEGGSDFTGYDRLEDQSIVAALLNPDGGRLDKIGVGEKGIVVVKRTPFYPEGGGQVGDRGVLASRQMRALVLGANKLPNGTILHPIQMEEGNLQAGDEIELKVDRPFRQGTMTHHSATHLLHAALREILGTHVRQAGSLVENNRLRFDFTHFEAVSRPILRQIEDRVNQKILERLRVTHQILSYDEAMRVGALAFFEEKYGDKVRVVKMGDFSIELCGGTHVSNVDEIKLLKLVQESSVAAGIRRVEAVVGDSALRKLQEMEDQISKIAGSLRVPATQVAERVEKLLEQIKTLEKELEHQKKRAATGSGGVEERVEEVKGVRLHFLKLELDDAKALRDLSDQKIQKFGSGILFLAGVGGEKMSLILRVSKDLTGRYDAGKLLKEIASSIGGSGGGRADMAQGGGPSHQWEIAKRQLTERI; this is encoded by the coding sequence ATGCTCTCACGTGACATCAGGGAACAATTCCTGCAGTATTTTGAAAAAGAGGCGCACAGGCGGGTCAAGAGCGGATCGTTGATTCCGGCCAAAGACCCAACCCTTTATTTCACGAATGCCGGGATGGTTCAGTTCAAGGACTACTTTACCGGTCTGGTCAAACCCTCTTTTTCCAGGGCGACCACCTCACAGAAGTGTCTTCGAGTCTCCGGAAAACATAATGATCTGGAGAATGTTGGCCGGACCGCCCGTCACCACACCTTTTTTGAGATGCTGGGGAATTTTTCCTTTGGAGACTACTTCAAGAAAGAGGCGATCCGCCTTGCCTGGAACTTTCTGACGATTGAGATGAAGATTCCAAAAGAGAAACTCTGGATCACCGTTTATGAAAAAGATGATGAGGCGGAGTTGCTTTGGCAGTCCGAGGTGGGGGTGCCGAAGGGCAGGATCATTCGTCTGGGAGAAAAGGACAATTTTTGGTCGATGGGTGAGACCGGTCCTTGCGGGCCTTGCTCCGAGATCCATTATGACCATGGTGAAAAGTACGGGTGTAAAAAACCGACCTGTGCCTTGGGGTGCGATTGTGACCGGTTCATGGAGATATGGAATCTGGTTTTCATGCAGTATGAGCGGAGTGCCGACGGCTCTATGAAGCCTCTTCCCAAGCCATCGATTGATACCGGCATGGGTCTCGAACGGCTCTCTGCCGTTGTTCAGGGAGGGCATTCCAATTATGAGAGTGACCTTTTTGTCCCGTTGATTCATGAAATCGAGCGGTTGACCGATCGACAGTACGGCGGTGAGGAGGAGGTGAGTGTTTCGATCCGCGTTCTGGCGGATCATATTCGGGCAACGGCCTTTCTCATTGCGGATGGAGTTCATCCTTCGAATGAGGGGAGAGGGTACGTTCTCCGACGAATCATGCGTCGTGCGATCCGTCATGGAAAACTTCTTGGTCAATCGAAGCCGTTCTTTTTTGAGCTTGTTGATTGTCTGGTTCGAGAGATGGGCGAGGCGTATCCCGAGCTGAAGAAAGAAAAGGAGGGGATCACAAGGGTGATTCGTGCCGAAGAGGAAAAATTTTTGGAGACGTTGGGGACGGGGATGCAGATTATTGAAGAGGAGCTCGCCAAGATCAAAAATAGTCGTGAACATGTCCTGGCGGGGGATGTTGTCTTCAAGCTTTATGATACTTACGGATTTCCGATCGACTTAACGGAGTTAATTGCCCAGGAGCACAAACTGGATATTGATATGGCCGGCTTTGAGCGCTTGATGGAGGAGCAAAAAGGACGTGGCAGAAAGGCCTGGAAGGGATCGATAAGGGTTTCGCCAGCCTTGGACGTCGTTCTGGAAGGGGGCTCTGATTTTACCGGTTACGATCGACTTGAAGATCAAAGTATTGTGGCGGCCTTGTTGAACCCCGATGGAGGGCGCCTTGATAAAATAGGGGTAGGAGAGAAAGGGATCGTTGTTGTCAAAAGAACCCCGTTTTATCCGGAGGGGGGTGGTCAGGTTGGTGATCGCGGTGTCCTGGCATCAAGACAGATGAGGGCGCTGGTCTTGGGTGCTAACAAACTACCCAATGGTACTATCCTTCACCCTATCCAGATGGAAGAGGGGAATCTTCAGGCAGGGGATGAGATTGAGCTCAAGGTCGATCGCCCGTTTCGTCAGGGGACGATGACTCACCATTCGGCCACCCATCTTTTGCATGCGGCCCTCCGGGAAATTTTAGGGACGCATGTTCGGCAAGCGGGCTCCCTTGTCGAAAATAATCGCCTTCGCTTCGACTTTACCCATTTCGAGGCGGTGTCGAGACCGATACTTCGCCAGATTGAGGATCGGGTGAATCAAAAGATTCTTGAGAGACTTCGAGTGACCCACCAGATTCTCTCTTATGATGAGGCGATGAGGGTCGGGGCACTTGCCTTTTTTGAGGAGAAATATGGGGACAAGGTTCGTGTTGTCAAAATGGGAGATTTTTCGATTGAGCTTTGTGGTGGAACGCATGTATCCAATGTGGATGAAATTAAACTGCTCAAGTTGGTTCAGGAATCCTCTGTGGCCGCCGGTATTCGACGGGTGGAGGCGGTAGTGGGGGATTCAGCATTGAGGAAATTGCAGGAGATGGAGGATCAGATCTCCAAGATCGCTGGCTCCTTGAGGGTTCCCGCAACCCAGGTGGCGGAGCGCGTCGAAAAATTATTGGAACAGATAAAAACGCTCGAAAAGGAACTGGAGCATCAGAAGAAACGGGCGGCGACCGGTTCGGGAGGGGTTGAGGAAAGGGTTGAAGAGGTGAAGGGTGTCAGGCTCCATTTTTTAAAATTGGAACTGGATGATGCGAAGGCGTTGCGGGATTTGTCGGATCAGAAGATCCAGAAGTTCGGGAGTGGAATCCTGTTTTTGGCAGGGGTTGGGGGAGAGAAGATGTCACTCATCCTTCGTGTCTCAAAAGATCTCACAGGTCGTTACGATGCGGGAAAGCTGCTCAAGGAGATTGCCTCTTCTATTGGTGGTTCTGGGGGCGGTCGTGCCGATATGGCCCAAGGGGGTGGGCCTTCCCATCAATGGGAGATTGCCAAAAGACAATTGACGGAACGGATCTGA
- a CDS encoding tetratricopeptide repeat protein: MASTRELVEEGKRHFESRNYERAEQLFLKTLKGGARYADVLNMLGVLYHAQGKFNDSIACFQQALSINPNYTEAILNLTVLRNDLGEYKEAKALYKRIQQKQKKPDGMNPVLRGKIANMHSGIADTYAGIGHLKEAIEEYKKALALCPDYKDIKTKLGICYRENNQKEQAIKELSEITRKFPDYLPARIQLGLSYYVTGKVKPASKEWEEVLKRDKENETARLYLRLCTTQK; the protein is encoded by the coding sequence ATGGCCTCTACACGAGAATTAGTTGAAGAAGGCAAAAGACATTTTGAAAGCCGAAATTACGAGCGCGCGGAGCAACTGTTCCTCAAAACACTCAAGGGGGGTGCCCGATACGCCGATGTCCTCAATATGTTGGGGGTCCTCTACCATGCCCAGGGGAAATTCAACGATTCCATCGCCTGCTTTCAGCAAGCCCTCAGCATCAACCCGAACTATACCGAGGCGATTCTGAATCTGACGGTCCTCCGAAATGACCTTGGGGAATACAAAGAGGCCAAGGCCCTCTACAAGAGGATTCAACAAAAACAAAAAAAGCCGGACGGCATGAACCCCGTCTTGCGTGGAAAGATTGCCAACATGCATTCGGGTATTGCAGACACCTACGCCGGTATCGGACATTTGAAAGAGGCAATTGAAGAATATAAGAAGGCGTTGGCCCTCTGCCCTGACTACAAGGACATTAAAACCAAACTGGGGATCTGCTACCGCGAAAACAACCAGAAGGAACAAGCAATTAAAGAGCTCTCTGAAATAACTCGCAAGTTTCCTGATTATCTGCCGGCGCGGATACAACTTGGTTTGAGTTATTATGTCACGGGTAAAGTGAAGCCGGCCTCCAAGGAATGGGAAGAGGTCCTGAAGAGAGACAAGGAAAACGAGACCGCAAGGCTTTATCTACGACTCTGCACAACCCAAAAATAG